The sequence below is a genomic window from Cucumis melo cultivar AY chromosome 5, USDA_Cmelo_AY_1.0, whole genome shotgun sequence.
TTAAAGTTTTAGGGTGCGTTTGGTATTAGTGTTAACACTGTGGGGTTAGGTTACCCAAAACCTAGCACCTGTTTGGATTAAGGGTTATGAAACcttagttttagggtttccataataCCCACTTTACCCTCAAACCTCTCCCACTCATCTACTGATTTGTTTCCTCCATTGTTGCCTTCAACCTGTGTTAAGCATGTATCTTCAATCCCTTTTCATCCCCTTCGATCCCTCTTCTTCCTTCcgttttttgttgtttcttcGTCTCCCTCATCTCCTCCATTTGCATTTTCTGTTCACAAATCTCAACTCTCCCACCTTCATATGTCAATTTATCTCCCTCATTTTTCCCTTTAACCCGTGTATACGATGCATCCTTAATCTGTGTTAAACCCCTTCAATCCCTCgtctttcttccattttttgttgtttcttcaTCTCCCTCATTTGCTCCATTTGCGTTTTTTGTTCTATTTATGTATGAGATTCGGGCGTTGCCCTTTGCCGATAAAAAATATGAACCCCCTTTTCATGAAAAATGGGTTTTCTTTCGTGACACTGAATTCCCATCTACATCTCTCTCATCCATCTCTCTCAATCCCCAAAGTGATACTCGTGTTTTGTTGAAGGCGACCCCTTTAATGGCGTTGCCTCCAAACACATTTCCATTTTCGGATCTATGGCTTTCATTGAAAGACTGGGTCCAATCCTTGCTTCCGAAACCATTCGATGGGTCTTCTATGTGAACAACCATCTTCCTTTTGTCCCTTGAATTTTTCCTTGCTGCTCGAGGTTTCCTTTTTGTTGCTCGGTGTTTTCCTTACCGTTTTGAGTTTTTCTTGGCTGATAAGACAGACACTCCATACCGTTGTGCGGCAATGGGTGCCTATCGTGTatggtagggaggtattggactctttgaatcctaattttttttttctacaaaaGCCGATGACGAGTTCTGGGTGTTTTCAATAATAtctgatttttcttttccatataTGTATGTGTTTGCATTTTTTATTCTGTTATGGTTTAATTTTGGTATGTTGTTCTTTGTTTCGGTCCCTTTGATTATATCTTGTTTAATGCTTTACAtagttttcttcattttttatgTTGCCAATCATTGATCTTATGGGGAACATATGTGGTTGCATACAATCTCTCAGTTGCAGATTGTTTTGTCTCTTCAATCTTTTGACATTGTTTCTTCATGTACTTTTCGTGTAGCTTCCAGTATATAGACTTTGACTATGCTTGGACTTTCTTATGCTTTTAGCATGTTATTGCAGAGATTCCCTGTCTTCTTTTTTCCGTGTGGCTATTCAAAGGCATCAAAACTCCACCCATTTCTGCCATCTACCTTCTAGGTAATTTTTTTATCACTCTCCTTTATTTCTGCCATCTTTGGATATACTTAATTCCCATGTTTTCCTTTAttgtattgatgtatattgTAGTGTATtatttccctctcttttttttggTTTGTGTTCATTAAAGGCATCATAACTTCCTCAATCTTCCCCTGTATATACACTtttctcttttgatttatcaCTTCCACTTGTGTTTGGCTGCATTATTCTCTCTGTGGTATATTCTCCTTGATTAGGTAAATTGTTTTTATCATTCTCCTTTTAAtctagcttttttttttttttttttttatactagCCATGTTTTCCTCTATTGTATTCATGTATGTTGCACTCTATTACTTCACATTGCACCACTTACCAAAGAAGATGAAATTGTCCTTATATGCTTATATCCTGTTTTCTCACTTCCTTGGCTGTTTCTAATATATAGCATTGTCCATCCCGTTGTGGCTTATTTTCTATTTACGTGCGTTCTTATTATTCATGtatcttctttgtttttttctattgTCATTGATGTTTCAACAATTATGAAATTTtgttcattattttgaatggatTTTAAAACTTTGAGACTaccaatttctaaaaaaaattatattttcttatcCTTTCTATACTAATTATTAGTGTCTTTGCACATTCATTCTTCATTTCAGGTCGTATTGGTCATCATAGAAGGTATGTATACGTAATATTTCTTCcattcttttcttccatatctTCTATTATGTAGAAATCTACCATTCTACGTCCCTTGTGCGTTTTCTAATGTTCTTTATCTTATGCAGGACGTCCCCATTCACCAAGATATCCTTCTAAGAGGTACTATTGTAATTTGCCTTTTAATGGGTTTTGTATACATTTATTAGTGCATGTTTTGTTGAACATTTTTATTATGCTTCAGTATATGcactatttattttaaaagttctttatctatttttttcatATGCACGATCAATATCTatttttccaaaagtactaTCTCGATACTATGCATTTAACAACTATGAATGAAATTAGTGTAACAATATTGAATGTACATAGAACACAATAATCGACTATTGTATTGTTAAAATAAATTTACGTAAAATCCTATTTTGCATAATAAATACCAATTTACATTACTCATTAGTATGTACATTTAAAACATGTAAATGACGGGTCATAGTATGTTAAAAAgtcaaacaaataaaatttcaatgaaaaataataataaaaaaatttacacaTGTTTAGTTCTTGTTAATTATTTCATAGTAGGAAACAAATGTGTAAAATGAATGTTCACGTTTTAAAATTGAACCATAATGTGTAATTTAGAATTGAAATTAATAGTCAAACTATAGTAATAGTTTCTAATTTGTTTGAAACAAGTTTTTAATGTAAGGGTTTTCATTTGTTTCTACTAGTTTTCATAAACTCAACGGCTCACTAAAGTAAACATTTtgcacaaatttaaaaaaagttatttatcTTCACTGTTTGtttaattgtaaaaaaaaaatatcattcgTTATCAAACTTAATTGTATAACTATTTTTACAAATCTCACCCGTATTTTTTTAGGTAATTTAATTGCAAACACAATTTAGTATAACTTTTCGTATAATGTTCAAAATAACTTGTAAGAAAAAGAAGTAAATTGTTTTGAAGAAGGGTTCTTACAATTATCCTAAACTCAATGACTAGAAGTAAACATGAAACACTTTATATGTATTAAAGAACAAATTGTTCTTTTAAAACATGATGAAACCTATGTTCCCATGGCTTTCACattatttgttttgaaatacTTGTTCGTACCTTTCATATACTAACTTTATATGCACTGTATATGGCTATTGTAATAACAGAgttagtaaatattttttaggaCATTTTAGGTAATTTCAAATAGATCAACAAACCCTTCTTGGAGTCTTAACTGCGTTCACATTAGGCCAACGTCAGATGCTTCTAACGTTGGAGGCACTAATGAATGACAATTAAGCGTCTCTCACAGACACCATATGTTATAAGACATAGAATTAGGCAACTTGCGTACTTttgcatgatacacgagtctgATCTTGTGTGTCGTCAAAGCACGCACATGGACAGGCGAACATTCGtaattctatgccatttactcAGGACTGTGGCTGGTCTTTCGTTGACAGAGATTGttgatgttgaggaaatggttgCGATGTTCTTGCACATTCTTATGTATGACGTGAAGAACCGTGTAATTCAATAGAAATTTGTACGGTCAAGAGAGACAGTATCACGGCATTTTAATCTCATTTTGTTGGCTGTGCTACGATTCCATGAAGAGTTAATAAAGCAACCTGTACTGGTAACAATCAACTGCATTGATCAACATTAGAATTGTTTCGAGGTTGGGCGTAGTAGAAGTGGTTTGTATGGCACGTATCAGTACATGCCACTAATGTAAGCGCGTTTGTTTAAACCTATAGAATTTCCTTGGGGCATTGGATaggacgtacataaaggtgaaTGTGCCCGCAGCAGATCGCCTTACTTTCAGAATGCGTAAGAGAGAAATTACCACAAATGTACTCGGTGTTTGCAACACGAAAGAGGATTTCGTATATGTCCTCGCTGGTTGGGAAGATCCGTAATAGACTCGCAGATTCTTTAGGATGCCCTTGTATGACAAAACAGATTCCAAGTGCTAaagggtatttacaatttttcatCCAACCACGCCTTATTAAAATTCCATATTGAACGCGCATAAACAATTAGTTTTTGTAACAAGATATTACTATCTATGTAATGTGGGTTATCCAAACGCTGAGGAATTTTTCGCCCCATACAGAGGCCAGAGGTACCACTTGCAAAAGTGGCGTGATGTTGGAAATGCCCCAGCCACTacttgcaagagtggcgtggtgctggAAATGCTCTAACCACTGCTTGTAAGAGTGGCATGGTGTTGGAAATGCCCAAACCACTGCTTGCAAGAGTGGCATGGTGCTGGAAATGCC
It includes:
- the LOC127149604 gene encoding uncharacterized protein LOC127149604 — its product is MGLLCEQPSSFCPLNFSLLLEVSFLLLGVFLTVLSFSWLIRQTLHTVVRQWVPIVYGREHVIAEIPCLLFSVWLFKGIKTPPISAIYLLGRIGHHRRYVYVIFLPFFSSISSIM